Proteins encoded together in one Xyrauchen texanus isolate HMW12.3.18 chromosome 50, RBS_HiC_50CHRs, whole genome shotgun sequence window:
- the LOC127641365 gene encoding gastrula zinc finger protein XlCGF8.2DB-like has product MMEFVKRESEIMSDPEVCRIKHEDTEELTDLMEVAEESKELNEVEETPKRRKRAKSSFNCHQCGKSFTSKRDVEIHMRVHTGEKPYTCHQCGKSFTRASGLKDHLLRYYSREQPFYCEQCGKKFKVEKDLRKHLKFHAKDKPFVCADCGKSFLYKRDFEEHVRIHTGEKPYTCYQCGKSFSKPYSLKDHLLRFHSTERPFNCEQCGRDFNVPGDLRRHLKVHAKEKPYVCSDCGKSFARVDSLKLHQNIHTGVKNYMCFECGNSFISASKLKEHRRIHTGEKPFKCSLCDKRFTQSGQLKTHEKVHIAEKPHRCLPCGKSFTLSCHIRRHMNKYHPKLSEELSSSSGQVQVNSSL; this is encoded by the exons ATGATGGAGTTTGTGAAAAGGGAGAGTGAGATCATGAGTGATCCAGAAGTCTGCAGAATTaaacatgaagatactgaggaactaACAG ACCTGATGGAAGTGGCAGAAGAAAGcaaagaactgaatgaagtggaggagacaCCAAAACGAAGAAAACGAGCCAAAAGTTCTTTCaactgccatcagtgtggaaagagtttcacaagtAAAAGAGACGTTGAGATCcacatgagagttcacactggagagaaaccgtacacGTGTCACCAGTgcggaaagagtttcacacgtgCAAGCGGTCTCAAAGATCATCTACTACGCTATTACTCGAGAGAACAGCCATTTTACTGTGAGCAGTGCGGCAAAAAGTTTAAAGTTGAAAAAGACCTGAGGAAGCACCTGAAATTTCATGCGAAGGACAAGCCATTTGTGTGTGCtgattgtggaaagagtttcctATATAAAAGAGATTTTGAGGAACACGTGAGAATCCACACCGGAGAGAAACCGTACACGTGttatcagtgtggaaagagtttttcaaAACCATACAGTCTCAAAGATCATCTACTTCGCTTTCACTCCACAGAAAGGCCATTTAACTGTGAACAGTGCGGGAGAGATTTTAATGTGCCTGGAGACCTTAGGAGACACTTGAAAGTTCATGCAAAGGAAAAGCCGTATGTGTGCTCTGATTGTGGGAAGAGTTTTGCACGAGTGGACAGTCTGAAACTGCACCAGAACATACATACTGGTGTGAAGAATTATATGTGTTTTGAGTGTGGGAACAGCTTTATCTCGGCAAGCAAATTGAAAGAGCACCggagaatccacactggagaaaaaccattCAAGTGTTCACTCTGTGACAAGAGATTCACTCAGTCGGGacaactgaaaacacatgagaagGTCCACATTGCAGAGAAGCCGCACCGCTGTCTtccatgtgggaagagtttcacccTGTCATGTCATATAAGGAGACATATGAACAAGTATCATCCAAAGTTGTCTGAGGAGTTAAGTTCATCCTCGGGTCAGGTCCAAGTAAACTCTAGTCTGTAA
- the LOC127641368 gene encoding gastrula zinc finger protein XlCGF57.1-like encodes MKIHTGEKPHSCNQCGKSYTRKGYLKEHMSIHTGEKSHSCNQCGKSYTRKGYLKEHVRIHTGEKPHSCDQCGMSFTLKRLCDRHIRIHTGEKPYTCHLCGNSFSRHENLKLHMKFHTGEKLPTCDQCGNCFTSKRDFEVHMRIHTGEKPHICNQCGKCFTYASSLSDHLRYHSGERPFNCDECGKRFIVRKDLKKHLKVHAKEKPYVCSDCGKSFARLDGLKQHQKTHR; translated from the coding sequence ATGAAAATCCACACCGGAGAGAAACCGCACTCCTgtaatcagtgtggaaagagttacaCACGTAAAGGATACCTTAAAGAACACATGAGtatccacactggagagaaatcGCACTCCTgtaatcagtgtggaaagagttacaCACGTAAAGGATACCTTAAAGAACACGTGAGAATCCATACAGGAGAGAAACCGCActcatgtgatcagtgtggaatgagttttacattaaaaaggCTTTGCGACAGGCACATAAGaattcatacaggagagaaaccGTACACATGCCATCTGTGTGGAAATAGTTTCTCACGTCACGAAAACCTTAAGCTTCATATGAAattccacactggagagaagctgcccacatgtgatcagtgtggaaattGTTTCACGAGTAAAAGAGATTTTGAAGTCCACATGAGgatccacactggagagaaaccgcaCATTTGTAAtcagtgtggaaagtgtttcacttaTGCAAGCAGTCTCAGTGACCATCTACGCTATCACTCTGGAGAAAGGCCATTTAACTGTGATGAATGCGGTAAAAGGTTTATTGTGCGAAAAGACCTGAAGAAGCACCTGAAAGTTCatgcaaaggagaagccataTGTGTGTTCtgattgtggaaagagttttgcaaggTTGGATGGtttaaaacagcaccagaaaACACACCGGTGA